Part of the Paludisphaera borealis genome, GCGACCTCGGTCAGCGGCAAGGGGGTGATCCCTGACGCTCACCCGCTGGCGGTCGGCTGGGGTTACGGCAAGCAAGGCACCCGCGCCGCCGAGAAGGCGTTTCAGGACGTCGACCTCGTTCTGGCAGTGGGCGTGCGGTACAGTGAGGTCTCGACCGCGAATTACGCGATCCCCAAAACCGACGTGATCCACGTCGACATCAATCCCGAAAATCTCGGCCGCAACGTGCCGACGCTCCACTGCCTGTGCTCGGACTCGCGGGTCTTCCTCGACCGCCTGCTCGGGGACGTCGCCACGATCTGCCGTCCCCCCGCCCCTGCGCTCGTGCAGAAGATCCAGAACCTTCGGCAGGTCGACCGCTGCGAGGCGCGGACGGTCAAGATCGAGCCCTGCGTCGACCCCATGTACTTCCTCAGCCAGCTTCGATGCGTGCTAGGCCCCGAGGAGCTGATCTTCGTCGACGTGACGGCCTCGACGCACTGGGCGTCGGAGACGGTCGAAGTGCAGGCGTCGCGGCGGTACTTCACGCCGAGCGACAACCAGAGCATGGGCTGGGCGATCCCCGCTTCGATCGGCGCCCAGCGGGTTCGGCCCGACCGCCACGTCGTCTGCGTCACCGGCGACGGCTGCTTTTTGATGTCGGCCATGGAGCTGTCGTCGGCCGCCCGTCTGGGACTGCCGGTCAAGTTCTTCGTGTTCGACGACGGCGCGTATCACTACATGCAGATGCTCCAGGAGCCGGTATACCGCCGGACGACCGCGACCGAGATCGCACATATCGACTACGCCGCGTTCGCGAAGGGCGTGGGCGTGGGATACAACCAGATCGCCTCGAACGCCGACGTCGTGCCGGGCATTCAGCGCACCTTCGGCCTCGCCGGGCCGATCCTCACGCACGTCCGGGTCAGCTACGACGGGCGCGAGATCCGATGGCTCAGCGCGCTCCGCTCGCACTACATCAACGAGCTGTCGAACCGGCAGAAGGTCCGGCTCGCCGCCCGGATCGGCGTCCGCGCCGTAACTCCCAAGGACGACAGCGATTGACGCGCGGGTTTCGAGGCGCGCGGACGGCTCGAACGGGGATCTTGCGGGTTGATCTTCCGTGATGGGGAGGTTCCTCGTAAGATCCCGGCCGTCGAGGCTGTGGGCGAAGGGATTTCGTCGCGAATCGACGCTTGGAGACGGGTGTTTTTTAAACATGGATGTCTGTAACGAAACTTCGGTCGCGGCCACAGACAGCTTTCCAGCGCCCCCGTCCGTCCGTCAGACTCCGAGCTGGTCGCGCCGCATCCAGACCGACTACGCCGAGCTGACCCGGTTCTGGCCGGTCGTGCAGAACATGGTCATGCAAGAGCTGCACGTCCGCTATCAGCGGTCGTTCATGGGCTTCCTCTGGACGCTCATCAACCCGCTCTTGATGATGATGATCCTGTCGATCGTGTTCTCCAACCTGTTCCCCTCCAGAGAGAACTACAGCGTGTTTCTCCTGGCCGGGATCGTCCCCTGGACGTTCATGGCGGGGAGCATCTCCGAGGCGACGGCCTGTATCCTGGTCAACGAGGGGCTGATCCGCAAGATCTACGTCCCCAAGCTGGTGTTCCCGCTGGTGCGGGTGCTCATTAACCTGGTAACGATGGTCCTGTCGTTGGCGGCGCTCTTCGTCTTGCTGTTGCCGTTGGGCGCCCGGCCTTCACTGCCGATGTTGCTGCTGCCGGTGGCGATGGGGCTGTTCGTGGCCTTCACGCTCGGCCTGAGCCTGCTGGTGGCGACGACGAACACGTTCTTCCGCGACTGCGCGCACCTGGTTTCGGTGTTCCTCCAGGCCTGGTATTTCGCCACTCCGATCATCTACCATCTCGAGGATTTCCCCGAGCCGGTGCGGTGGCGGTTCTGGCTCAATCCCGCCTTCTATTTCATCGAGATCTTTCACGACATTCTCTGCGAGGGGCGCTGGCCGCAGATCAGTTTGATGATCATCGCCGCCGTCCTCGCGACGGTCAGCCTGGGGGTCGGTTATGCCACGTTCAAGTCCAACGAAGACAAGATGGTATTCCGACTCTGAGGGCCGGAACCGTGGCGTTCGGAAGGACCGGGCGAAAGCCGTCGACCCCTTGATCGAGCTCCGCGGCGTCTCCCTCAAGTTCGTGAACTACTCCGACAAGTCGTACACGTTCAAACGCGCCGTCCTCGAACTGCTGCTGCGCCGTGAAAAGCCGGTGCCGGACTCCGAGTTCTGGGCGCTGAGTGACGTGAACCTGCGGATCAACCACGGCGAGCGGATCGGCATCCTCGGCTCGAACGGGGCGGGCAAGAGCACACTGCTGCGGCTGCTCGCGAGGATCTATCCGCCGACGACCGGTGTGCTGAACGTTCGCGGCATGGTCGCCCCCTTGATCGAGATGGGCGCGGGCTTCAACCCCGAGCTGTCTGGCTACGACAACATCCTGCTCAACGGAGCGATGCTCGGATTTACGCGAAAGCAGATGATGGCGAAAGTGGACGGCATCCACGAATTCACCGGCCTGCGCGAGTTCGCCCACCTGCCGCTCAAGTATTATTCGAGCGGCATGTACGCGCGGCTGGCCTTCGGCGTGGCCACCGAGATCGACCCGGAGATCCTCCTGGTCGACGAGTCGCTCGGGGTCGGCGACCAGGCGTTCAAGGACAAGGCCAAGGAACGCATCCGCAGCCTCATGAACCGATCGCACGCTGTGATCCTGGTGTCGCACGAGATGGCCTCGCTCCGCGAGCTGTGCGACCGCGGCCTCTGGATGCGCCAGGGCCGACTCGTCGCCGACGGCCCGATCAACGAGGTCGTCGACCAGTACCTCGAATGGGTCGCCAACCCGACGCCCGAGTAACGCTCGGCCGTGTTCGAGGTCAACTGAACATCGTCTTGAGCGCCTCGGCGAGCACCTTCGGGTCGTGGTCGCCGCGATTGACCGGCGGCGGTTGCTTGTCCAGCTTCAAGAGTGAGAAGACCGCCGTCTGCGCTGCGCGGACGGAGTATTCGACGGTGAACACCGTGTCGTCGGGAAGCTCGCAGAACTGGCCGATGAACGCAAGGTTGGTCGAGCCCTTCGGGACGACGTCCGGGCGGTCGCCGGGGCCGCGCACCAGGAACTGGCTCGTGACATAAGGCATCATGCACGGGATGCACTGGCAGGTTGCGAGGATCTTCGGGATCGAGTCGACGAAGCCCAGGTGAGAGCAAAGCTCGACGAGGATCTCCGCGCCCGTGCAGTCGGCCATCGGCTTCTTGACGAAGTCGCCGGGGCGGTCGACGAACAGGCCGTAGCCCCAGAAGACCTGGACGTCGCTCGGCTGATTCAGGAAGTGCGGCTGATAGGCGACAACGATCGACATCAGCCACGACGAATCCGTGATCGTCACGAGCGCCCCGGTGCCGGGGGCGTTGCCGGTGAATTCCTCGATCAGCCGGAACATCTCCGGGTCGCGGCAGGTGACGGTGAACGACTCCCATTTCGATTCGTCGACGTGATCGTCGAAGACAGAGGGGCGGCCGAAATCGCGTCGACTCCGCGCCAACTTCTCCCAGAGCGTCCAGTCGCCCGTCTTGCGGTCGTCGAGCGCCGGGGCCGTCGTCTGCGATCCCAGAGTCGACGCCGCCGTCATCGAACCGTTCGTGACGAAGACGAGATCGGTTTCGTTCACGGCGATTTCGTTCTCCACACCCTTCCGCACGTACCGAATCCGCGTCACGGTCGAGTGGTCGGAGCCAGGGCGGAGTTCGACGTCCGTCACCTCGGCGCCGGTGAGGAACTGGACGCCCTGCGACTTGAGCCAGGTCGCGATCGGCAGGATGACCGAGTCGAACTGGTTGTACGGCGAACGATCGACGCCGGCGAGCGTGTTGATGCGTGGGAACTCGTGGACGAACCGGTGGAGGTAGCGTTTGAACTCCACGGCGCTATGCCAGGGCTCGAACCCGAACATCGACGCCCACATCAGCCAGAAATTCGTCTCGAAGAACGCGGGAGCGAAGCACTCGTTGATCCGCTTCACGCCCAGCGATTCCTCGGAGCGAAGCGTTACCTCGATCAGGTCGAGCTGATCCTTCATGCCGAAGCCCATCGACGAGACGTCGAGCTTGCGGCCTCCGGCGACCAGCCGGCAGTCGGCGTGGGTCTTGACCCGGGCGTTGAATTCGCGGAACTCGTCGATCACGGTTTTCGACGGGTCGGTCAGCGACGGGATGAACGACAGCAGGTCGTACGTGCAGACGTACGAGAAATTGAACATGCGTCCGCCGCGAATGACGTAGCCTTTCTCCGGCGACCCCGCGCCGTCCATGCTGCCGCCGACGACGTCGAGCGCCTCGAAGATGTGGATGTTCGCCCCGGGCAGTTCGCCGTCGCGAATCAGGTAGGCCGCAGCCGAGAGCGACGCGATCCCGCCGCCGACGAGATAGGCGTTCGTTCCTTCGCGAGTCATGGTTCCGCCTTCCAGGTTGCGTTGACCGGTCTATCGACTCAGCGAGATCGACCGCCGGAAGAGTTTCAGGCTGAAGATGAAGAACGCCAGGCCGATGAGGGCGACGGCCAGGAAGTTGGGCCAGACCGATTCGAGCCCCGCGCCGCGGTAGATGATCGACTGCGAGAAGCTCACGAAGTGTCGCGAAGGCAGCAAGAAGGTGAGCTTCTGAAGCCACGGGGGCTGGCTCTCGACGGGCGTCGATCCGCCCGAAAGCAATTGCAGCACCATCAGGATCAGCATGATGAGCAGCGCGAACTGCGCCATCGTCCGGGCGATGGTCCCCAGAAAGACGC contains:
- a CDS encoding ABC transporter ATP-binding protein; the protein is MIELRGVSLKFVNYSDKSYTFKRAVLELLLRREKPVPDSEFWALSDVNLRINHGERIGILGSNGAGKSTLLRLLARIYPPTTGVLNVRGMVAPLIEMGAGFNPELSGYDNILLNGAMLGFTRKQMMAKVDGIHEFTGLREFAHLPLKYYSSGMYARLAFGVATEIDPEILLVDESLGVGDQAFKDKAKERIRSLMNRSHAVILVSHEMASLRELCDRGLWMRQGRLVADGPINEVVDQYLEWVANPTPE
- a CDS encoding ABC transporter permease, encoding MDVCNETSVAATDSFPAPPSVRQTPSWSRRIQTDYAELTRFWPVVQNMVMQELHVRYQRSFMGFLWTLINPLLMMMILSIVFSNLFPSRENYSVFLLAGIVPWTFMAGSISEATACILVNEGLIRKIYVPKLVFPLVRVLINLVTMVLSLAALFVLLLPLGARPSLPMLLLPVAMGLFVAFTLGLSLLVATTNTFFRDCAHLVSVFLQAWYFATPIIYHLEDFPEPVRWRFWLNPAFYFIEIFHDILCEGRWPQISLMIIAAVLATVSLGVGYATFKSNEDKMVFRL
- a CDS encoding thiamine pyrophosphate-binding protein, with the translated sequence MTGAQAAAAALRCEAVRCVFGIPGAQNNDLWDAFKAYEVPYMLVAHEASASVMADASARATGEVGVFSVVPGPGLTNCLTGIGEALYDSVPIVGIVTDIDRAANAPVGQVHGLPNEALLRPVVKALFTVRHQAEIPGAIFQAFRVARSGEPGPVGVMIPYPFFNEVWDYDHAPPPPLPVPFDEAAYQRIVGHLRDRRKRIGIYAGVGCAEAGPSLAAVAEALQAPVATSVSGKGVIPDAHPLAVGWGYGKQGTRAAEKAFQDVDLVLAVGVRYSEVSTANYAIPKTDVIHVDINPENLGRNVPTLHCLCSDSRVFLDRLLGDVATICRPPAPALVQKIQNLRQVDRCEARTVKIEPCVDPMYFLSQLRCVLGPEELIFVDVTASTHWASETVEVQASRRYFTPSDNQSMGWAIPASIGAQRVRPDRHVVCVTGDGCFLMSAMELSSAARLGLPVKFFVFDDGAYHYMQMLQEPVYRRTTATEIAHIDYAAFAKGVGVGYNQIASNADVVPGIQRTFGLAGPILTHVRVSYDGREIRWLSALRSHYINELSNRQKVRLAARIGVRAVTPKDDSD
- a CDS encoding oleate hydratase, which encodes MTREGTNAYLVGGGIASLSAAAYLIRDGELPGANIHIFEALDVVGGSMDGAGSPEKGYVIRGGRMFNFSYVCTYDLLSFIPSLTDPSKTVIDEFREFNARVKTHADCRLVAGGRKLDVSSMGFGMKDQLDLIEVTLRSEESLGVKRINECFAPAFFETNFWLMWASMFGFEPWHSAVEFKRYLHRFVHEFPRINTLAGVDRSPYNQFDSVILPIATWLKSQGVQFLTGAEVTDVELRPGSDHSTVTRIRYVRKGVENEIAVNETDLVFVTNGSMTAASTLGSQTTAPALDDRKTGDWTLWEKLARSRRDFGRPSVFDDHVDESKWESFTVTCRDPEMFRLIEEFTGNAPGTGALVTITDSSWLMSIVVAYQPHFLNQPSDVQVFWGYGLFVDRPGDFVKKPMADCTGAEILVELCSHLGFVDSIPKILATCQCIPCMMPYVTSQFLVRGPGDRPDVVPKGSTNLAFIGQFCELPDDTVFTVEYSVRAAQTAVFSLLKLDKQPPPVNRGDHDPKVLAEALKTMFS